The sequence GAGGTATGATTGGTAGTATTATGCATTAGTTTTATATGGGAACATTGGCATTAACCTGGCGAGTTACCATTCTATAGCTCACAGTTACGGGGTTGCTGGCTGGTTCCATTTGCAATATATATAATATCCTAGCCTTATTTTCATTTACCAAAGCTTTAAAATTCCATTTTTCTAAAAGGTGGCGGTAAGCATATGTTAACTCACTATTTAAATTTGAATTGTGATTCATTGACTTCACTCATTTGAATAGACATAATTGGACCTATTTTTCTCATGAAGCCAAACCGTTGCTACTTTAGGGTGTGCTTGATTTGAGACCACACATGGGACAGTACCATCATTTTTAATTGATTGTTTTACACAAAATTTGTTTGACCTGCCATATGAGTTGGACAAAAAACTATGTGGCAGCTAAATTGAGGAGCTAACTTTTCTTTGGCATACAAACAGCCGTTTTGTTTGTGATCTCAATTCAACTTTCTAACACAGTGAACTCCCTTATATCATCAGTCATAAGAACAAGCACATAACTTGGCACGCATTGTACCCATGCTACCCAAAAACAATTAAATATGTCTTTCTCATTTTGAGTTTGGTTCACGTACATGTCCGCCATCATAgacaattgcatcaatggtactaATAACTCACTGTAAACAGGAAACCAGTTAAGGCGGCTATTGCTGCATCTGCTGAATATGTATCTGGTTTACTTCCTTCGCATCTGGCTTATAGCTCAGCTCATGAAACTGCATCAGAGGTTTGTTTTGCCTTTCATGTCTATCAGTTTAATTATTTGTTGACTAATGTGTAGCCTAAACATAGGCTCTGATAGCATGCAAGGAAGTATGCAACTTCTATTCCATGAGGCCATAGACTGAGTGTGGAAAATATGCAGAAACCCCTTGTGCAATTGGGTTATTTTTTAGAtgatatatgttaagtatgtacaACTGTAATAACAATATCCTAGTAACATGATGTCAATATAGTCCCATGATTCTCTTGCTATGATCCTCATACACGTACAGGTGTAGGAAATATGCAGAAACCTCTTACATGATAGGGTTATTACACAACTTATGCATGAAAAGTATGTACAACTCTTAATACCAATATCATAGCAACATGCTGTCTTCACAATCCCATGATTCTCTTGCTATGATATGCAATTCCAGTATTCCACGCAAACATACCATTGTGCATGTTGGCTTAACTTGATGTTTGATCCAGAATGGATTACCTTCCTCTAGTACATGTGACACTTGCTATCATTTTTCATCAGATGTAGTGTTTAATTCCATTGGAGCTACTTGTAGGTTTTACACCCACCAAACCACATGCATGAAAAAGGGAATAGATATGTTACATACAATTTTATTAAAAGTTTTCATCTATGCCAGATATTGCTGAAATACTTTTGATATGATCAACTTACTTATATTTGCCAAGGTAAAACTTGAAAAATTACTGCTAAATGTCATAGGTAAGGAAAATTTTGTGGCATTTACCACCTTTCTAGGTTGATAAATATTTACTTTGCCCGATATATGTATTTTAGAATACATTTTCCATCTTTTATTACTTAGTTGTGTCGAATTGTCCATCATTGTTTGTTGGCAACTTCTATATTCTCCTCCATTGCAGCTTTATATCTTGTCTGTTACCTAATTCGCATTGTTGTTAGCATTCCTTCATTATTTTATTTCTCCCCTTTCTTTACCTGCTTGCGTGTGTAATTTTTGAGCCCCTTCCTTTTCTCATACCTTCTTATTTTTCTGGTGTTTCTAGGACTGGACATGGTCTGTGGGCTGTAATCCCTTATCTATTAGTTCTAAAGGTTGGCAACTTTCAGAATTTCAGCAAGATGTGATCGCACGGAACTATATTATTACTGGAGTGGAGGAATCCATACGAGTAGTCAATTCAGCAATTCAACGATTGGTAACAGAGAGGACATGTATCCTAAGAATCGTCTTGTCATTCAATTTCTTGAAAATTAGCTGCGAGTAATACTTTTTTTATGCCTGCTTTGAACTTAACTAGTTGGAGCAAGTACTATGAACTTCACACAGTGATTCATAGTTGGGGCACATGCTCTCAGTTGAAAAAAAAACACATGCACATTTGAAAATTTGTGGGAAAAATATCATTGATGCACACTGCTGAAAATTATGTGTACTATCAAAATTTTGCGCAAAATATCTTTTTTGTACAACTTACCAACATCCATATGTTATCCATTTTTGCCACTACACACTTTTTGTTTGCACAATTTACATCCATGCTAGCCAATTGATAGTCCAACTTGTACTATAGTGGACGTTGTGGCTTCAAACCTAGCCAAAAGCTCTGTAACAGGGATGTTTGCATTTTATTCAGTTTTGCTTTTCCATTAACCGTAACGATGCTTACCCCAACTCGCTTGGGACAAAAGGCTTTGTTATTGTTGTAACCTTAACAATCTGCAGCTGAACAAGGCTTTAAAATTTTCAAGACCAAGGAGAGCGGGATGGTTGAAAAGTACAATTCCGTTGTTAACATGTGGAGAAGGGTAAGTTGTTGTCGGATATGCCTCTTTTACCTATGTTATTTTTGGTATATAGGGGGCTAATGTTTTGTTTGTAGGTTGCCTTTATGTCTAGAGGGTTGCGGTATGGTGATGCGGTAAAGCTCATGTCGTCGCTCGAGGAGGCTTCTAATGGGTCAGTAGTCCTCGAGCTTTCACACTTTATTTACGTCTTGTCTGATTTGTTTTGCTATGTGAAGTAGAATTTGATAATGTGCATTTGTGAATATTTTATTTCTTGTTGGAATAAAATGCAATTAGCTGCTTACAAAAGCTATTAAGCTCAAGCTTAAGCTTTTTAAAAATATTCTGGAACTCATTAAGGTCCATGTTAGCGAATTACATTAAGATGTTTTTTTGTTTTATCAAATGGAGTTGTGTCCCTAACTGGAATGATCTGGTACATACCTGGTATTCTGATGCTTTTCTGTTTTTCCCCTGTCAGATTTTCTCATGCTGTGAACTCAACCATCTCAAGTCTACACCCTGCAAAATGTGCTCGTCAAAGGAAAATTGACGTACAGCTAGACATGACAACCATCCCTGCTTTTATAGTTGTTTTTGGGTTGCTTTGGTTTCTTTTGCGACCAAGGAGGCCGAAGCCCAAGATCAACTGAGCACAGTAATTTTCAACTTGGGTACACAGTTTGACATGATCCTTGTAAATGCTTGCACCATGGGTGATAGCTTCTGTGGAGGTCTAAAAAGGCGACAGGATGGACTCAAGCAACGCTAGATGCAGTACACAGGGGTTCGACCCTCATTGGTCACACCCTCTTTATTTAGATGACGGGGGCTTGCGGGCCCATCATTTTAGAAGATCTGACACAGAAAGGGTGTAAACATGCACTGGACGGTGCATACATTTTTGGGCTCTATTTTCTTGCGTGGTTAACCGAATCCATCTTACCAAAACCAGAACTGGGGTTCATCTTACCCTCGAGTCCTTGAACATGATACCAATGTGCACTGTCCATCGATTTTGTTGATAAAGGTTATTGTGGAAAAGTATCTTTTCGCGGTCGGTATGCATGTGTTGTTTCATCCCCTTTTATTGGTCCCTGATATTGCAGAATGTATTAACTGTCGAGAAAATCATATGATGCGCATGCTCTGTATTTCATCTCCCATTTGTCTGAGGTGACCTGTGGTTCGTCAGGCCATATAGCTCGGTGTTCTTATGAAGAGACTTGGATTGTGTATGAAGCACACCTGCATCTTTCTGAAGTTGCTAGGGCACGTTGGCGGCTTGGTGTACAAGTTCCTCCACGGAATTGTACGATTTGTAAAATATATTCCTCTGTAACTTAACATAAGACGTTTTTAGTTTTGAAGGCATTAAGACGTTTTGAAGGCATTTTTCCGCGATCAAAGTGTTTGCTGGGACCTTCCCTCATCTGACGTTCGTGAGATCAAACGGTGCTAGTGTTGTATTTGATGGTTCGAAATGACATTTGAAATTTGCTATTGCAACGAGCACCACGAGAAACATGTACGCCGTGCCAGCTACTCGGAAAAATTAGTCACGTTTACTAACAATCAGAAAAATTACTCACGTTTACTAATAATCAGGTATCTGAATTTTTTGTGTGGCGTCAATCACTTTTCTGTGAATCGTGAGGCCGACGATGGGAATGGCGTGAGGAGCAGGCCCGGGCACAAGGGCGTGCAACCTGGCGCCTGCACAGGGGCCCAGCATTTTGGGGCCCCAGATTTTGCATGCAACGCAGTACATAAATAGATGGGCCACTTTGGGTGTTTCCACCTCGGCCACTGTTGCCTGGCATCTGGCTGGCCTGCCTGAAGCAGCCCGATCGGGACATACGGTATCGTCTTACAATGGTTAATAAGAtaatcttatcttaagtcttgcatgtgatTAAGAGATGACAACATTttttgtctacaatgggtcatttcttagccttatcttcaataactagcaatttctaaaaatgtggtgagacatattgtgctaagagatcatctcttgtcttctcttaaataagagaagacaagtcttttcttatgagttctctctcctccacctcatcatctatcctacatggcactcctaagatagcaccacaTGCCCTTAGCGATCGATCGAAACGAGCGAAGCCTGAATCCCTTATCTCTTCGAGTCTGTCGTCGTCTTTTCGTCTGGCGGCCATCGACATGGCGGCATGTTAGGGTTCCTCCTTGCTCAGAATCCGGTTTCAGAAAGGCAGAACCAGGCAAGAATCCTTCCTCGGTCTCATCTGTTATTGAATCTTGATGGCTTGCATCAAGTCCCAATGTGGAACGGCAGCCCGATGCTGGCAGGGAGGATCTGAAGGCAAGGACTGTTCAAGCCATCTCACGATCTCCAATTTTTTGAGGGTTGTCACATGGCAATCCCGTGAGGCCTAGACCGTGAGTTTCGATTTCGCCTACTATTTACTTTTGCAAAATCCTGTAGCTATGTTTATTCTTTTCATCAATTGTTAGGCATCTAGTATTACAAGATCCAAGTCACGTCTTAATTTAGAAAACATGAATCTTGGTTAGCAAAAGCGTAGGAAGAAACAAAATAATAATCAAGGACCTAACTTATAGTCTAAAAAAAGGAGatatagaaaagaaacaaaaaccctagTCTCATGTCCTTCGATAATCAGTCACTTGATCAAGACCAGGCACGTGATAATGATGTTGACAATGATCCGAGCCCTAGCGATAGCCACATAGAGACATAAAATAATGTTGAGGGAGAAGAATAGGTACGCTATGTAACATATAATGATCTTAATATTATTGTagttatatatatgttgttcttttAGTGAGGTAGGGCCCATTTTAGCGTTTGGCACAGGGCCTCGAATTTTGCTGGCCCGGCCCTGGTGAGGATTGTCGGCCATGGTGAGGTTGAGCCATATATGAGAGGGGAGGATGCAACCTCTATGCCGTAatggcacctgcctttgggtccaTGACATGTGGCCAGTCACCTATTGGCCGCACATGTCATACtaacaaaggcaggtgccttaaggcacgaAAGCGCAATCCAAAAGCCAACAGCCGCAAGTAAATGCGACCGGTGCCATTTTTCTCACGTATCTTTTGTACCACGAGAACTCGATCGACGCAAACTGAGTTTGGGTTGAAGTCACTTTGATAGGGGTGAGTGTTTATGTGGGGCATGTCTACTCAATCAAActagaaagagaaagagaaaagaaaaaaaaagtttgcACGAATCTTAACATAAAATCAATGAGGTATGCAATACTTAGGAAAACTGTTTTGAAAAATAACTTATGATCGActtgaaaaattggaaagaaatACTGGACCAAAAATCAATGGGGAGTCAAACATGCAAAGTCCTCCCATGGAATGGCGTCGAGCTGCATGCAAAGTTAGTTGTCTAGCACGGATCTCAAAGCAATATTGGAGGGTAAGGATAAGGGGTGTCCAGAAACCTGAGCTCTAAACATCCGCGTCCGGCTTCACCAGCGTCGTCCCCGTCGAGATCGTCGGGGTTTGGCACCGCTCGCACTCATGCGATGTCAATGGGCAGTACGTGCCTCTCTTCCAGACCCCGGTTGCCGCCGCTTGAATTGATGGATTTCAACCTCAAACAAGTTTCTGCTAATGTTTAGAGTTAATTTTGGAAGTGGATAAACTGAGcccgagctcatatgagctcggtgaacagtaaagTCCAAAATAAATGGAAAAAAAAAATCTGAGCTCAGAGCTCTTTCGACCTTCTATCCCCTATTTTGTCATTTTTAGAGCGATCATCGATGTTACCCAATTTATAACTAAACTTATGCCACATTTTATCGCCTCTTTAATTTTTGAGCATGTTGTGTCACGCTAGTCCACTTGCCATTGCACACGTAGCATGCAATATTGAGGGATTTGCTTCCATATGGATATGATTAATAGAAAGGCTACAGTCAAAATTGGTTGTATGCATCTTAGCTATGCAAAGGCCAGGTGTTACTTATCATGCTTTATATTCGCCTGATACTATATTTTAAGTTAATAAAAATGCTTATGAAAAAAATGTGTACGATCGATATTGTAAATCAATATTCAGAACAAATACTATTGGAGCCTTTTATTTGGCAGACCTAATGTTAGGGAGTGAAAATGGATACACTACCCGTACAACCCACACACGACCTGAAATCGAAACACACTGTTGCTTGGACAACATTGTagggtaagggcatctccaatgcgttTCTGGCTACAAATGTCCGTGGACACATCCAGACGTTAAGTGTATATTAACTTTGTCTTAagccaaactttgtaaactttgagaAAAAAAATTAGGATCCCAATAGCTGGCGTTCGACCTCCAGCAAGGAGGATCGATCAAGCAATTATTCGCCGGGGGTGGGCTAGAGCGACCCCGATTGACCCAAAACTCATAGTTAATAAATAAAATGGCATAAAAAATCTTATAAAAACAGAGAAAACTTAAAATTTGAAATGCTAAGGTTACAGTTTATGTAAATGTCGGTCTCTCATCTCAAAATTAACCATTAATGTTAAAAACCTGGATTTAAAACTTTTCATGGTCCTATAATTTGAGTTGCCATGTCAACAAAGAGGGAAGAAATGCACAGACAAAAAAAGCCATCTCCTAAATAATAAAATGACACCACTTTATAATATAAAAATACCATCTCTTAATAAATTAAAAATTCCATCTATTAATAAACAAAAAATGTCATCTCTTAATACAAAATTAACCATTAATGTTAAAAACCTGGATTTAAAACTTTTCATGGTCCTATAATTTGAGTTGCCATGTCAACAAAGAGGGAAGAAATGCACAGACAAAAAAAGCCATCTCCTAAATAATAAAATGACACCACTTTATAATATAAAAATACCATCTCTTAATAAATTAAAAATTCCATCTATTAATAAACAAAAAATGTCATCTCTTAATacaaaaatgccatctcttaataaaAATGCCGTCTCTTAATAATAGAAATGCAATCTCTCAATAAACAAGAAATGACATCTCTTAATAAACAAAAACTGCCATCTCTCAATAAATAAAAAATGCCTTATCTTAGTAAACGAAATAATACCATCTcataataataaaaatgccatttcTTAATAAATAAGATCAccatctcttaataataaaaatgcctTGTCTTAATAAACAGAATAATATCATCTCTTAATAAAAAAAATGCCATTTCTTAATAAACAAAATTACCATATCTCGATAATAAAAAATTTCATCTCTTAAAAAATGTCACCTCTTAGTAATTAAAAAGCCATCTCTTATTAATAAAAAATGCCATATcttaaataataaaaatgccatgcaCAAAAACAAACTTTGTGAAACAAAGAAGAAAATGTTTCTTTTTGAAAATTCCATATGACATagtttattttttttataaaatccCATGTTAATATTATTTAGAAAAAACTGTCATCTGgtataaaaaagagagaacaaATCTTACCTGTCCTGGCTAGTTTAACAGTCAGATGTGGAGACGAATCCGACGGGAGAGAGCACGTTCGCTGTGattgcccctcccccccccccccccccccggtgaacGTTCGCAAGAtagattttcaagaaaataattaACATCAGAAATACGAAATTAGTTCTATTAGATTCTTCATTGAATATATTTACACATCATATACCAATTGTATTCATATTATTTTCTATAAAATTGGTTGAACTTCATAAAATTTAATTTAGGACAaagctaatatgcagagtaaataaaaacagagaaaaTATTTATTTCGTGCTTAAGAAATAGATCACTAATCATTATGTACTCCAAAATGAATATGGCAAAAGAATATTCAACTAATATGCTGAACGGAGAAAAAACTTTCGGAAGTAAACCCGCACGCCACATGTGCACTGACAGGTGTGTCTAGTATGAAAGAACGTGTGtaaaaataaaaaggtaaaatGTGATGTAAATGTACTTAAAACGAGGTAAAATGGAAGAAAATGTATTAAAAAGGGTAAATCCTTACTATAAAATATCAAAAGATGTGGTAAAAATATCTTAAAAGCAGTAGCCATTTTAGTTCATTTTGCAGTTGATTTTACAAAGCTACCGTCTAATTTGTTGTTAGCATGTATGTGGGCGTGGTGATATATCGATGGGTGCATTTTGGTTAGGTGACGCCGGCTTAGGGAATCTTTCATTCAAAGGATTCCTGAAGAAATTTTGGAGGGTTCCAATCCTTAGGATTTTTACCTGTGTAGTTGTTTGTTTCGTAGGATTAATTTGTACTAGTTTTCATAGGAtaattttcatccactccaacctcatgTGAAGAATCCTACGGTTTTTCTGCGCACTATCAAACGACCATACTAGTCATGTCGCATTGAAGATGTCATGCCACTCCGTTCCTATGTTTTCCTGTTCCTACATTTTacaaatcctacgaatcaaagaggcacTTAGTAGTTATATGTGTATTAAGTTTCTTAAAGGCGAACTTCTTTAACGTTGATTGAATTTATAAGAAAATATCAAGTTTCTTTTCATTTTTTGTTGCGTCACACTAATCAATTTTACCATCAGATGCTTCATTAAGTGCGTGCTAAAAAAGGCCACTCGGTGTCAATACCGTCCAGTCAAATTCAGTTGACAGAGAAATCGTTGCTTCCATGGACATGCGGTTCTCATGCGATGTTTCTTTGCTCGCAAGGACACACAGTTCAGGCAACGATCACACCGTGGAGAAATGCTTCTGTAGTCATACTGATACATAACTAAAAGTACAGGTGCAATGTAATTAGTGCTAGCTCATTGGTTGTAATTGCTTAATCTTGAAAAGTTCTTTTGCAGGATGTGCTCCAGCTCATATGCTGGTACAGTGATTATTTCACCTGCTTTAACTGATATGCATATCTATCCCGTCTGGAACGAGTTGACATAAGAAAGTACACACAACAAAAACATATTACACGACACAAACTCACTAAGAGCAATCACTCTGCTAGCTGTAATGTATATATTTTCCTTTTTACTACTTATCAAATCAGTTGTCCTCACATGTCGTGATGGCATGAGTAGTCGCAGGGGTAGGCGCAGTCGATGGCCCTCACTTCAGCCCGGCCGAAGTACCAGTCACCCACCGATTTCCAGATCGCCTGTATAGGCACGCAACAACAGCACAAACCATGAAGCGAACCGATGATGATGAACTACATAATCCACTTCAAAATTCAAGTGATAGCTAGTAGGTACCTTGTTCAGAAGTTTAGGAGAGCCATACGCATTCCAAGTTGCATACTCTGACTGGCCGTGAGTGAAGCACGAGTTTATGAAGAACCCGTTGCTCCTGGAACGGGAGACGCTTAGCACGGTGCCCACCATTTGGTTCCTGAAAGCTGCACTCATAGGTACATATTGATCATTGATATATACTAGTACATGTGACATTCAGAACTCGAACTTGGATCATCGTTTGGTGCGTTGCTAAATTAATAAATCCATGGATGGATGTATACCTTGCAAGATGTTCATCTGGAATGCGTTGCAGGCAAAACGACTGGACTTGCAGGCTCGCCAGGCGCCGCCGGGGTCGGCTACGTCCGGGGCCAGGCTCTCCCGGATCTGAATTACATTTGCTCTTTATTGTCAGTAGGGGTGTGCATGTGGACGATACTGTTTAACAGATAAAAAGATAACCTAGGCTTGGATGATATCAGGTCAATACATAGCTTCCTATATATACCTGCCAGGTATCGTAGGCTGCATTCAGCAGGAAGATCGGGGTATTTATGCCGCCGATTACATTCTgcgggaagaagcactgcatgcatgtgcacATGAGATAATTGGTAGCGGTCAGTCGAGTTCTTGACGAGTTCATACTTTCTCCGTtcaaaaatacttgtcggagaaatgtaTATTAGAGAATTCACGATACGCACCGAGGTGGCGTCGAGATGACTGGTGCAACTCCTGGGCAGGTTCTGAGCCACCCCATGCGTGGCCACGACGCCTCCGAAGTAGGATCTCAAGGTACGCCACCCGGCGACGTTGACGCTGCATGTATATATATGCCGGGTGAAGCATGATAGACGAATAATGCACTTCAATATTTACTTTGGATGGGTATAAGTTATGCATGCAAGTGTGCGTACGCGTCGAGGAAGAATCCTGCGTCGGCGAGGCACTTGACGGTGGTGCCCCGGCCGGCGAAGAAGCCGCCGAACTGGTCGCAGTGCAGCACCACCGCCAGGGCCCCGGCGGAGCTCCCCGTCAGCAGCACGTGATCCGCGGAGGACATCCCCATGGAGAGGAGGTGCTGGATGACGGCGTTCCATATGCGCTGGCCCCGGAAAAAGAGCCCCGAGCGCGCGTCGTAGCCTTCGCCGGCGAAAGACGCGCCGTCGCAGTAGCGGATCATCACCCGGTTCCAGCTGAAGAAATCTAATAATGGACACACGCATACAAGAAGTTTGACTTAGAATAAGCTACTAGAACTTCAAatgttttgaaacggagggaggGAGCATGCACGAACCAGGATTCTCGGCGGGGCTGGAGCTCAAGATGCCGCCGAAGTACATCTGCCTGTTCATGAGATTCGACGAGCCGAGGCGGCTCGCCTTGCGGTACAGGCACGACCCCACGCTCTCGCACCATGAGCCTCCCTGCGTGTAGTGCAGCATGTTGGTCGGTTGATTTGGTGAAATGCATCACAATGCTCAGACAACATGCATGTATTTTTTTGGGGGGGAATACAACATGCATGTCTTTATATATGCATATGTAGAGTATGTACCTCTAGGTGGACGATCCAACGGTTCCTCCCTGCACCGAAGCCCCAATCCATGTGGTAAGCCGGCGGCGTCCCATCCATGCACACTGCACATGATTTACATATATGGTGCTGTTACATATGGATCATACTAGCTGCGGCCATAATgtacaatttgattttcatttatACATAACGTGTCAATCCAACAGATTGTCCGCCCTTGTTCGGAGAAAATTAGCCTAGCGAGAATCGATAAGGACGAAAAAAAGAAATCGACCAAGTTACGAAAACATCGTAAACTTAATAACCTATGGCGTTTATATAAATTTATATCAAAATCGTTCAGGTCACAAAAGACATGACACAAGCCGTGGTTATGAATTGTACGATCCAAGAGTCGTAAGAATCAAGGAAACTATATAGGTTGTTTGGAAGATTGCAAGACCTGATATCATTGAGCAGCATAATAAATGCCTAATTAGTGTTAAATTTGCAGGATTTAATAGAGAATATCGTACAAATTTAAATGATTTGATAGTATTTTTAGGGAGAATATTTTGGTAGTAAATGTGCATTTAAGAGTGAATTTGTAAGGATCCAACAAATTCAGCAGTAGTACAATTGAACATAGATATCattacagttttgctaaagcacatctagatgtgccttaAGTGTTGCACATCTAAATCCTATGCCATTGATTTTACGCGAAGATTCATGCAAGCATAATTTTTTgactttttccttttcctttcaaGTTTGACTGAGATATTCAGATGTGCAATAATTAGAGcatatctagatgtgccctagacaaacCCCATTACATGTGGAGATATTAATTGCATGTTTATATATGGTAGAATATATTTTTTGCGGGAGAGATATATGTGAGTAGAATATTAATTGCACGTTCATATTTGGTAGGATATTAATTGGTAGGATATATGCTTGAGATCTGTTGTGTATATATGGTATATAGATAATTAGATATAGATAGATATCGACAGAGTGCAGAAACTGCCTGAAATTCTTGGATTTTAATTTGGTGCAATTTTTGCAAATCAAAAGGTTGAAAGTAGATTTTCTAGCTAAGGTATATGAAAATTGAAAATCGAGAAGGTTGGTGGGACTATGGTGCTGGTTTTCACCTGATTTCCTGTTTTGTAAATAATTGGCAATTTTCGTTTCTTTTTTATGAAAGGCAGCTCTTGCCACACTTGCTTGAAAAAAGAGTCACGTCCAAATATTTGTTGCTTATATCTTTCTATTTAAGGTCACTAGACGCAC comes from Triticum aestivum cultivar Chinese Spring chromosome 5B, IWGSC CS RefSeq v2.1, whole genome shotgun sequence and encodes:
- the LOC123117530 gene encoding pectin acetylesterase 6, which gives rise to MEKKTGMAKLWALFLVVLVLAGSAQAAADRNVSRGGMRRLAGAPGVPVPITVLTSAVAIGAVCMDGTPPAYHMDWGFGAGRNRWIVHLEGGSWCESVGSCLYRKASRLGSSNLMNRQMYFGGILSSSPAENPDFFSWNRVMIRYCDGASFAGEGYDARSGLFFRGQRIWNAVIQHLLSMGMSSADHVLLTGSSAGALAVVLHCDQFGGFFAGRGTTVKCLADAGFFLDAVNVAGWRTLRSYFGGVVATHGVAQNLPRSCTSHLDATSCFFPQNVIGGINTPIFLLNAAYDTWQIRESLAPDVADPGGAWRACKSSRFACNAFQMNILQAFRNQMVGTVLSVSRSRSNGFFINSCFTHGQSEYATWNAYGSPKLLNKAIWKSVGDWYFGRAEVRAIDCAYPCDYSCHHDM